The sequence GCGCGGGCCCACCGCCCGCTGGGGCGCGCCGTGGAAGAGTTCCCCGGCCAGGTGCGCTTGGTCTTCCGTCACTTCCCGCTCTCCATGCACGAGCACGCCGCGTCGGCCGCCGTGGCCGCCGAGGCTGCAGGCGCCCAGGGCAAGTTCTGGGAAATGCACGACCTGCTCTTCGAGAACCAGACCGAGCTCGAGCCGGCGGCCATCGCACGCTACGCGCAGTCGCTGGGCCTGGACATGAACCGCTTCCGGACCGACTTCGAAGACGCCGAGCTGCGCGCGCGGGTGGACCGCTCGCGGGCCGAGGGCCAGCGCGTGGGCGTCAACAGCACACCCACCATCTACGTGAACGGCCGCGAGCTCCCCGCTTCGCAGCTGGACGAGCTGGTGGACTACCTGCGCGAGGAGATCGCGGCGCGATGAGTCAGCGCGTGAATCTTCTCGGGCGCGGGCCGTCCGAGCGGCTCATGCGACGGACCCTTGCTGCGCTCGGCGCGCTCAGCCTCATCGCGGCGCTGCTGCTCTCCCCCCACGCGGCGCTCGCGCTGCGCAACGGCCAAGCGGCCCCCGAGATTGGCCTCACCGACCAAGCGGGCCAGCGGGTAGACCTGGCCAGCCTGCGCGGCAAGGTGGTGCTGGTGGACTTCTGGGCCTCGTGGTGCGGCCCCTGCCGCGAAGAGCTGCCCGTGCTGGAGCGTCTCTACCAGGCGCACCGCGCCGCCGGCTTGGTGGTGGTGGGCGTCAACGTGGACCAGCAGGCCTCCAACATGACCCGCTTCCTCGAGCGGCAGCCGCTCACGTTCCCGGTGGTGCACGATGCGCAGCACGCGGTGGCGGGGCGTTACGAGCCCACCACCATGCCCTCGTCGTATCTCATCGATCGCGCCGGCGTGGTGCGCCACGTGCATCGTGGCTTTCGGGCCTCGGACGCCGCCACGCTCGAAGCCGAGATTCGCGCCTTGCTACAAGCGCCCTGAGCGCGCCTGGGGGTGGCTGCGCGGGGCCCTCTGCCGAGCCGACGCGCACTTCCTGCGCGGCCCCAGCTTGCCGCTCCCCTGCCCACCTGATAAAGCGGCCCCGGTCGTGAGCGTCGCTCTCGAATCGAGGCACATCTCGGCCAGCCCTCAAGCCGATCGAGCCTATGCCGCGCCGCGACGACATCAAGAAGATCCTCCTCATTGGCTCCGGACCGATCGTCATCGGTCAGGCTTGTGAGTTCGACTACTCCGGAACCCAGGGCAGCAAGGCCCTGATGGAGGAGGGCTACGAGGTCATCCTGGTGAACTCGAACCCCGCCACCATCATGACGGACCCGCAGTTCGCCACGCGCACGTACATCGAGCCGCTGGTGCCCTCGGTGCTGGAAGCCATCATCGCGCGCGAGCGGCCCGACGCCCTGCTGCCCACGTTGGGTGGCCAGACGGCGCTCAACCTGGCGCTCGCGCTGGACGCCCAGGGCATCCTCGCCAAGTACAACGTCGAGCTGATCGGCGCCAAGGTCGAGGCCATTCGCAAGGGCGAGGAGCGCGACCTCTTCAAGCAGGCCATGGAGAAGATCGGCGTGGAGTGCGCCCGCGCCTGGACGGCCCGCACCTATGACGAAGCCATCGCCGCCGTGGAGCAGCTGGGCTTCCCCGTCATCCTGCGTCCGTCGCTCACCATGGGCGGCACGGGCGGCGGCATCGCCTACAACCGCGAGGAGTTCGACCGCGCCATCCACTGGGCCTTCCAGATGAGCCCGGTGCACGAGTGCTTGGTGGAGGAGAGCCTGCTGGGCTGGAAGGAGTTCGAGCTCGAGGTCATCCGCGACACGAAGGACAACTTCATCGTCGTCTGCACCATCGAGAACTTCGACCCGATGGGCGTGCACACGGGCGACTCCATCACCGTGGCGCCGGCCATGACGCTCACCGACCGCGAGTACCAGCGCATGCGCAACGCGGCGCGCGACATCATCCGCGAGATCGGCGTGGAGACGGGCGGCAGCAACATCCAGTTCTCGCTCAACCCGGCCGATGGGCGCCTGATCGTCATCGAGATGAACCCGCGCGTCTCGCGCAGCTCCGCGCTGGCGTCCAAGGCCACGGGCTACCCCATCGCCAAGATCGCCGCGAAGCTGGCCGTGGGCTACCGCCTGGACGAGCTGCGGAACGACATCACGGGGACCAGCGCGGCCTTCGAGCCCACCATCGACTACGTGGTCACCAAGGTGCCGCGGTTCGCGTTCGAGAAGTTCGCGGGGGCCGACCCGCGCCTGACCACGCAGATGAAGTCCGTGGGCGAGGCCATGGCCATCGGCAAGACCTTCAAGGAGTCCATCCAGAAGGCGGCGCGCTCGCTGGAGACGGGCCACGACGGCCTCGACTCGCTGATTGGCAAGCTGGACTACCGCGACCTGGCGGCCGAGATGCGCGAGCTGGCCAACGCTGGCGAGGCGCGCAGCGCCAACCCCGGGGCCGTGCGCGACGAGCTGCCGCCCGCCACCGAGAGCGAGCTGCGCGACGCCATCCTCGAGGTCATCCGTACACCCCTGGCCGAGCGCCTGTTCTACGTGTGCGACGCCATGCGCGTGGGCCTGAGCGTCGACGCCATCCACAACGCCACCAAGATCGACGTGTGGTTCCTCACGCAGCTGCGCGAGATCATCGACGGCGAAGAGGAGATCACCGCGAGCGCAGGCACGCCCGTGAGCACCGAGGCCTGGGAGCGCTGGAAGACGCTGGGCTTCAGCGACACGCGCATCGCCAAGCTGCGCGGTGAGCCGGCCGACGACACCCGCGCGGCCCGCAAGGCCTCGGGCGTGAAGCCCATCTTCGCGCGCGTGGACACCTGCGCGGCCGAGTTCCAGTCGCTCACGCCGTACCTCTACTCCACCTACGGGCAGGGCTCGGAGGCCACGCCCACCAAGAACCGCAAGATCATGATCCTGGGCGGCGGTCCCAACCGCATCGGCCAGGGCATCGAGTTCGACTACTGCTGCGTGCACGCGTCGTTCGCGCTCAAGGAAGTGGGCTGCGAGACCATCATGGTCAACTGCAACCCCGAGACGGTCTCCACCGACTACGACACGTCCGACCGCCTCTACTTCGAGCCGCTCACCTTCGAAGATGTCATGCACATCATCGAGGAGGAGCGCCCCGACGGCGTCATCGTGCAGTTCGGCGGGCAGACGCCGCTCAAGCTGGCCGTGCCCCTCTCGAAGGCGGGCGTGCCCATCCTCGGCACCTCGGCCGACGCCATCGACCGCGCCGAGGACCGCGAGCGCTTCGAGGAGCTGCTCACCAAGCTCGGCCTGCAGCGCCCCGAGGGCGGCATCGCCACCGGCATGCAGCAGGCCTTCGACATCGCCGAGCGCATTGGCTACCCCGTGGTGGTGCGCCCCAGCTACGTGCTGGGTGGTCGCGCCATGGAGATCTGCCACTCGCCCACCGAGCTGCGGCGCTACTTCCAGGTGGCCCTCGAGGCCATCCGCGATGCCGACACGCAGACCATCCTGGTGGACAAGTTCCTGCGCGACGCCATCGAGGTGGACGTGGACGCCATCTGCGACGGCAAGCTGGTGGTCATCGGCGGCGTCATGCAGCACATCGAGGAGGCCGGTATCCACTCCGGTGACTCGTCGCAGGTGCTGCCGGCGCACTCGCTGCCGCCCGATGTGCTGGCCACCATCCGCGCCTCCACGCGAGCGCTGGCGCTGGAGATCGGCGTCATCGGCCTGATGAACGTGCAGTTCGCGGTGCGCGGCACCGACGTGTTCATCATCGAGGTGAACCCGCGCGCGTCCCGCACGGTGCCCTTCATCTCGAAGGCCATCGGCGTGCCCCTCGCGCAGCTGGCCGCCAAGGTCATGGCCGGCGCCACGCTCGAAGAGCTGGGCTACACGCGTGAGATCGTGCCCGAGTACGTGGCCGTGAAGGAGTCGGTCTTCCCGTTCGTGAAGTTCCCGGGCGTGGACACCATCCTCACCCCCGAGATGCGCTCCACGGGCGAGGTCATGGGCATCGCCAAGACCTTCCCAGAGGCCTTCTTGAAGGCGCTCATGAGCGCCAAGACCGAGCTGCCCGACGCGGGCAAGGTCTTCATCAGCGTGCGCGACGCGGACAAGGCTGGCGCCGCGACGCTCGGTCAGAAGCTGGTGGAGCTGGGCTTCGAGATCGTGGCCACCAGCGGAACGCGCGAAGTCTTGACGCGCGCCGGGGTGCCCTCGGAGTTCGCACCGAAGGTGGGTGAGGCCCGCCCGAACATCGTGGACCGCCTGCGCAACGGCGAGATCGACATGGTGTTCAACACCACGGAGGGCGCACAGGCCATCCGCGACAGCCGCTCCATGCGGCGTCAGACGCTGATGAGCGAGGTGCCGTACTTCACCACCATCGCCGCCGCGAGCGCCGCCGTCACGGCCATCGAGGCCCGCCGGACCACCCCGCTGACCGTTCGTTCCATTCAGGAGTACCACGAGCAGACGGCCCCCCGGGGCAAGACGCTGGTGCCGCCCGCGGAATGACGCTTCGTCAAGACGTTGACTGCGTCCCGTTTTGGTGATTGGTTCCCCAGATGAAGGAGCGCGTCCAGACCGTGATTGACGAAGTGCTGCGGCCGCTCCTCGAGGCGGACGGCGGCGGCGTCGACCTGCTGCACGTGGGGCCCACGCGGGTGAGCCTGCGTCTGCGCGGCAAGGCGGCCTACAGCGTGGGCGGGCGCTACATCCGCACGCTGGTCATCGAGCCGCTGCTCCGCAAGGCGTCCGGTGTGCCCGACCTCGAGGTGGTCTTGGAAGACGAGGTCACGCGGCCCCGGTCGCTCGAGATGGACGCCAGCGAAGTCATGCGCGAGATCGAAGAGCAGGAAGCACGCGACCGCGCAGGCTCCTGAAGGCTTCGCGCTTCTAGAACAGCGACTTGGCCAGCAGCGCCACGGCGCAGGCCCCCGAGATGGTCAAGATGGAGAGGCGCAGCGGGCGTCCTTCCACGCGGCCCATCAAGAAGCGGCTGAGCCACAGGCCGGTCACGGTGGGCGCCAAGAGGAAGAGCCCCAGCCACAGGTCGAGCGCGGTGAAGTCGCTGCGGCCTAAGCGGCCGGCCAACGTGGTGATGCTGCCTACCGCGAACGCCAGCGCCAAGCTCGCGCGCACCGTGGGGCCGTTGTCGTCTTTGTAGAGGAGGGCCAGCGGCGGGCCGCCCATCGCCGACAGGTAGTCTGCCGCGCCACTGAAGAAACCGGCGGCCGACTCTGTGCGCCGATTGCGCGCGACCTTGCGCGACGTGGACAGCAGCGCCACCGCCACCAGGGTAATCGTGCCGATGATGCCGTTGCGCGCGGCTTCCGGCACCGTGATGAGCAGCATGCCGACGGCGGTGCCCGGGAAGCGTCCCAGGGTCATGAAGGCTACGCTGCGCAAGTCGGCGTGCTGGCGCTCGCGGTAGAGCATCAGGAAGCTCAGAGGCAACCCCACGCAGAGCTGTGGCATGGGGGCGAGCCGTGGGTCCACCAGCAGCAGCACGGGCACGCTGACGATGCCGAAGCCAAAGCCCACAGTGCCCTGCACCGTCGCCGCGATCACGGTCACGGCGAGCGCGAACGCGAGCGTCAGCGGGTCGAGGGTCAGCAGCTCCACGCGCCCCGGGGTAGCAGGTTTTCTGGCGGCCGTCGCCCAGCGCGTGACACGGAGATTCCGCCCTCGACACAATTGCCAGGAGTCTGGTAGACGCTCTCTGGTCGATGCACGCAATGGAGGTCGGCTCAGTCCTCGTAGACCGCTACGAAATCGTCCGCCTGCTCGGTTCCGGCGGCATGGGCGTCGTGTTCGAGGCGTACGACCGGGTGCGGGGCGAGAACGTGGCGCTCAAGACGCTGCGTCGCCTGCTGCCGTCCTCGGTGTACAGCCTGAAGCGCGAGTTCCGCACCCTCGCCGACCTCGACCATCCGAACCTGGTCCGGCTCTACGACCTCAGCGTGGGCGACGACGCCTGCTTCTTCACGATGGAGCTGGTGGATGGCGTCGACCTGCGCGCGTACGTGCGCGGTGGCCTCGGACCGGATCAGCCCATCCACGACACCGACCGCCTGCGCGCCTCCTTCGTGGAGCTGCTGCGTGGCCTCGAGGCGCTCCACGCGGCAGGCCTGCTTCATCGCGATCTGAAGCCGTCGAACGTGAAGGTGTCCTCATCGGGGCGCGTGGTCCTGCTGGACTTCGGGATCGTGTTCGAGACGCGCGCGGCTCGCTCGACGGACCGCGTGGAGCTCTTTGGGACGTTCCCGTACATGGCGCCCGAGCAGGTGCGCGGTGAGCTCGAATTGTGCGACGCGAGCGACATATACGCCGTGGGTGTCATGCTCTTCGAATTCCTCACGGGGCGCTTCCCGTTCGAGGGGAGTGGCATTCAGATGCTGCTCTCGAAGCAGGTCGCCGACCCTCCGCGTCCGTCGCTCTACATGCCGGGCGTTCCGCCGGACCTCGACGACCTCACTGCCGAGCTGCTCTCGCGTGAGGCGGGGTTGCGGCCCACCACGTCCGACGCCGTTGGGCGCCTGTCGCGGACGAGCAGCAGTCGCCGCAGCTCGAATCCACCGGCGCACACGCTGGCGCTCGTGGGCCGAGAGCGCGAACTCGAGATC comes from Sandaracinaceae bacterium and encodes:
- a CDS encoding TlpA family protein disulfide reductase, which translates into the protein MSQRVNLLGRGPSERLMRRTLAALGALSLIAALLLSPHAALALRNGQAAPEIGLTDQAGQRVDLASLRGKVVLVDFWASWCGPCREELPVLERLYQAHRAAGLVVVGVNVDQQASNMTRFLERQPLTFPVVHDAQHAVAGRYEPTTMPSSYLIDRAGVVRHVHRGFRASDAATLEAEIRALLQAP
- a CDS encoding sulfite exporter TauE/SafE family protein — translated: MELLTLDPLTLAFALAVTVIAATVQGTVGFGFGIVSVPVLLLVDPRLAPMPQLCVGLPLSFLMLYRERQHADLRSVAFMTLGRFPGTAVGMLLITVPEAARNGIIGTITLVAVALLSTSRKVARNRRTESAAGFFSGAADYLSAMGGPPLALLYKDDNGPTVRASLALAFAVGSITTLAGRLGRSDFTALDLWLGLFLLAPTVTGLWLSRFLMGRVEGRPLRLSILTISGACAVALLAKSLF
- a CDS encoding NifU family protein, which codes for MKERVQTVIDEVLRPLLEADGGGVDLLHVGPTRVSLRLRGKAAYSVGGRYIRTLVIEPLLRKASGVPDLEVVLEDEVTRPRSLEMDASEVMREIEEQEARDRAGS
- the carB gene encoding carbamoyl-phosphate synthase large subunit — protein: MPRRDDIKKILLIGSGPIVIGQACEFDYSGTQGSKALMEEGYEVILVNSNPATIMTDPQFATRTYIEPLVPSVLEAIIARERPDALLPTLGGQTALNLALALDAQGILAKYNVELIGAKVEAIRKGEERDLFKQAMEKIGVECARAWTARTYDEAIAAVEQLGFPVILRPSLTMGGTGGGIAYNREEFDRAIHWAFQMSPVHECLVEESLLGWKEFELEVIRDTKDNFIVVCTIENFDPMGVHTGDSITVAPAMTLTDREYQRMRNAARDIIREIGVETGGSNIQFSLNPADGRLIVIEMNPRVSRSSALASKATGYPIAKIAAKLAVGYRLDELRNDITGTSAAFEPTIDYVVTKVPRFAFEKFAGADPRLTTQMKSVGEAMAIGKTFKESIQKAARSLETGHDGLDSLIGKLDYRDLAAEMRELANAGEARSANPGAVRDELPPATESELRDAILEVIRTPLAERLFYVCDAMRVGLSVDAIHNATKIDVWFLTQLREIIDGEEEITASAGTPVSTEAWERWKTLGFSDTRIAKLRGEPADDTRAARKASGVKPIFARVDTCAAEFQSLTPYLYSTYGQGSEATPTKNRKIMILGGGPNRIGQGIEFDYCCVHASFALKEVGCETIMVNCNPETVSTDYDTSDRLYFEPLTFEDVMHIIEEERPDGVIVQFGGQTPLKLAVPLSKAGVPILGTSADAIDRAEDRERFEELLTKLGLQRPEGGIATGMQQAFDIAERIGYPVVVRPSYVLGGRAMEICHSPTELRRYFQVALEAIRDADTQTILVDKFLRDAIEVDVDAICDGKLVVIGGVMQHIEEAGIHSGDSSQVLPAHSLPPDVLATIRASTRALALEIGVIGLMNVQFAVRGTDVFIIEVNPRASRTVPFISKAIGVPLAQLAAKVMAGATLEELGYTREIVPEYVAVKESVFPFVKFPGVDTILTPEMRSTGEVMGIAKTFPEAFLKALMSAKTELPDAGKVFISVRDADKAGAATLGQKLVELGFEIVATSGTREVLTRAGVPSEFAPKVGEARPNIVDRLRNGEIDMVFNTTEGAQAIRDSRSMRRQTLMSEVPYFTTIAAASAAVTAIEARRTTPLTVRSIQEYHEQTAPRGKTLVPPAE